A stretch of the Archangium violaceum genome encodes the following:
- a CDS encoding ATP-binding protein: MKPASDKLVAALAERLDGVAEEAIRSVLAEVDLSTKVRPPKRVQLTLRRLRFNGERRGDVRFHPGVNVIRAGNLKGKTTLLHLIQFCLTGSNKLKPDMKKWISEVDLDFDLDGIAYTVHVDRSKRVRGFLDRGSMDATRVTPEQLEFANSTKMEATLESFFSEQFGLEPLAGTQKDSRKDSDRLLVIQTSYGAYFHGLYIDQESGYTQLVTDTFFNNQYMKIVGMLLGLRGLRPYFEAEKHLALTKNAGVKEEAHVRRTEAVRPAGRTLADIEHDLEAATQVVDELRRKRAEVLVHATSSDADRDLARLTDELVAAHDAVLAAQQERADAERARDEDETTVVALKEAIASKHHFSALTPHHCPVCEATIPKARTEARHGMGQCLLCAADVNSKSDQEMLALLHTRLAEAEDSLMGREAALQAAQKAVTAAQQSAEALAQQKQHLQMRLRAVREDNTFDTQIENEMRRIGKLEAERDDALNASSHKTAADGMTALLLKQRVLEALVSHFKTADDVANEQTKARFAARVLDYLRKCGISNIESLVLDAQLKPQMVQNGESINFTTLSSGEKVRFVLAFFFAMAVAPAEDIPTAAHPGLLLIDSPGKEEMVAKDFKGVVDLLRFIEKNHAEQVQAIVATTYQDIRDAAPEHKRLFIENDVDFVFS; encoded by the coding sequence GTGAAACCGGCATCCGACAAGCTCGTCGCAGCACTTGCCGAGCGACTCGACGGTGTGGCTGAGGAAGCAATCCGCAGCGTACTGGCGGAAGTCGATCTCTCTACGAAGGTGCGGCCGCCGAAGCGCGTGCAGCTGACGCTTCGTCGGCTTCGCTTCAATGGCGAGCGTCGTGGTGATGTTCGCTTTCACCCAGGCGTGAACGTCATCCGCGCAGGCAACTTAAAAGGAAAGACGACGCTCCTCCATCTGATCCAGTTCTGCCTGACCGGCTCGAACAAGTTGAAGCCAGACATGAAGAAGTGGATCTCGGAGGTGGATCTCGACTTCGACCTCGATGGCATCGCCTACACGGTTCACGTCGACCGTAGCAAGCGTGTTCGCGGCTTCTTGGACCGCGGATCGATGGACGCAACCCGTGTAACGCCCGAGCAGCTGGAGTTCGCGAACAGCACGAAGATGGAGGCGACGTTGGAGTCGTTCTTCAGCGAGCAGTTCGGGCTGGAGCCGCTGGCAGGCACGCAGAAGGACTCCCGGAAGGACAGCGACCGGCTGTTAGTGATCCAGACTTCGTATGGCGCGTACTTCCACGGTCTCTACATCGACCAGGAATCGGGTTACACGCAGTTGGTGACCGATACGTTCTTCAACAACCAGTACATGAAAATCGTGGGGATGCTCCTCGGCCTACGCGGCCTGCGACCCTATTTCGAGGCGGAGAAGCACCTTGCGCTCACGAAAAACGCCGGTGTCAAGGAGGAAGCACACGTTCGTCGTACGGAAGCCGTGAGGCCCGCAGGCCGCACGTTGGCCGACATTGAGCACGACTTGGAGGCTGCGACGCAGGTAGTGGATGAACTGCGGCGCAAACGCGCTGAGGTGCTGGTCCACGCGACGTCCTCTGATGCCGATCGTGACCTTGCACGTCTGACGGACGAATTGGTCGCTGCGCACGACGCAGTGCTCGCCGCGCAGCAAGAGCGCGCTGACGCCGAGCGCGCGCGGGACGAAGATGAGACGACGGTGGTGGCGCTCAAAGAGGCAATCGCGAGCAAGCATCACTTCTCGGCGCTAACGCCGCATCACTGTCCGGTGTGCGAGGCGACGATCCCCAAGGCGCGAACTGAGGCGCGTCACGGCATGGGGCAGTGCCTCCTGTGCGCGGCGGACGTGAACTCGAAGTCCGATCAGGAAATGCTCGCCCTGCTTCACACGCGGCTGGCGGAAGCCGAAGATTCCTTAATGGGCCGCGAGGCCGCACTGCAAGCGGCGCAGAAAGCCGTGACAGCGGCGCAGCAGAGCGCTGAAGCACTTGCGCAACAGAAACAGCACCTGCAGATGCGCCTTCGCGCCGTGCGCGAGGACAACACGTTCGACACACAGATCGAGAACGAAATGCGGCGCATCGGCAAGCTTGAGGCAGAACGTGACGACGCGTTGAACGCGTCATCGCATAAGACTGCGGCAGACGGGATGACTGCGCTCTTGCTGAAGCAGCGCGTCCTTGAAGCACTCGTCAGCCACTTCAAGACCGCCGACGACGTCGCGAACGAACAGACTAAGGCACGCTTCGCCGCGCGGGTGCTCGATTACTTGCGCAAGTGCGGCATCAGCAACATCGAGAGCTTGGTACTCGACGCGCAACTTAAGCCGCAGATGGTCCAGAACGGCGAGTCCATCAATTTCACGACGCTCTCGTCTGGCGAGAAGGTTCGCTTCGTGCTCGCCTTCTTCTTCGCTATGGCTGTCGCGCCCGCCGAGGACATCCCAACGGCAGCACATCCCGGTCTGCTCCTCATCGATTCTCCTGGCAAGGAGGAGATGGTCGCGAAAGACTTCAAAGGAGTCGTGGACCTACTCCGCTTCATCGAGAAGAACCACGCCGAACAGGTGCAAGCGATTGTCGCTACGACGTACCAGGACATCCGCGATGCCGCGCCGGAGCACAAGCGGCTGTTCATCGAGAACGATGTGGATTTCGTGTTCTCATGA
- a CDS encoding ISAzo13 family transposase codes for MNVTPSIEAVQRKFEALRAGMNEVVRRRWAAAEARSLGRGGISLVAKATGLSRSAIRRGLKELEQGVTLDIHRARRHGGGRKKATEKDTTLLSDLEVLVEPATRGDPMSPLRWTCKSTVKLAAELSHRGHAIDPSTVGRLLRQTGYSLQSNRKTREGGKHPDRNAQFEHINALVRAFHRRGEPVISVDAKKKELVGDFKNAGREWHPKAKPSEVRVYDFVDKELGKVLPYGVYDVGANEGWVSVGVTHDTPAFATSTIRTWWLEMGRERYARAKELLIIADSGGSNSARARLWKVELQHLADEMGLRISVSHLPPGTSKWNKIEHRMFCHITHNWRGRPLESREIVVNLIGSTTTEKGLHIQAALDTDDYPLGIKVTNHEMESLRIKRNKFHGEWNYVFIPNVV; via the coding sequence ATGAACGTAACGCCATCGATAGAGGCTGTTCAACGCAAATTCGAGGCGCTGCGTGCGGGAATGAACGAGGTGGTTCGTCGGCGCTGGGCGGCTGCGGAGGCCAGGTCCTTGGGAAGGGGAGGCATCAGTTTGGTGGCAAAGGCCACAGGACTGTCCCGGTCGGCAATACGGCGGGGGTTGAAAGAGCTTGAACAGGGGGTGACTCTCGACATCCACCGCGCACGCCGCCATGGTGGAGGCCGGAAGAAAGCGACAGAGAAAGACACAACGTTGCTGTCGGACCTCGAGGTGTTGGTGGAGCCAGCCACGCGCGGCGATCCGATGTCGCCCTTGCGCTGGACTTGCAAGAGCACCGTGAAACTGGCCGCTGAGTTGAGTCATCGAGGCCATGCCATCGATCCCAGCACCGTGGGGAGACTTCTGCGCCAGACGGGCTACAGCCTCCAGAGTAACCGCAAAACGCGTGAGGGCGGCAAGCATCCCGACCGAAACGCACAATTCGAGCACATCAACGCGCTGGTGCGGGCCTTCCACCGGCGCGGAGAGCCTGTCATCTCGGTGGATGCCAAGAAAAAGGAGTTGGTGGGGGACTTCAAGAACGCAGGAAGGGAGTGGCACCCGAAAGCCAAGCCGTCCGAGGTTCGGGTATACGACTTCGTAGATAAGGAGTTGGGTAAAGTCCTGCCGTACGGCGTCTATGACGTGGGCGCCAATGAGGGATGGGTGAGCGTAGGGGTGACACACGACACGCCCGCCTTCGCCACGTCCACCATCCGAACCTGGTGGTTGGAGATGGGCCGAGAGCGCTACGCGCGAGCGAAGGAGTTGCTCATCATCGCAGACAGCGGTGGCAGCAACAGCGCTCGTGCTCGGTTGTGGAAAGTGGAGTTGCAGCACCTGGCGGACGAGATGGGGCTGCGAATCAGCGTCAGCCACCTACCGCCCGGAACGAGCAAGTGGAACAAGATAGAGCATCGGATGTTCTGCCATATCACCCACAACTGGAGAGGGCGTCCCCTGGAGAGTCGAGAGATCGTCGTCAACCTCATCGGGAGCACGACTACCGAAAAGGGCCTACACATTCAGGCAGCACTCGATACGGACGACTACCCTCTTGGCATAAAGGTAACCAACCATGAGATGGAGTCGCTCCGAATAAAAAGGAACAAGTTCCATGGGGAATGGAACTACGTATTCATACCCAACGTGGTTTGA
- a CDS encoding serine/threonine protein kinase codes for MLPIKALLLSSIVLLTMASGCTTTGGVALRPDGTPGPQECPEEAKTVMRALKLRVGDSAWVDLDANQLDARQITLYDGPIESILSENLGTLESTTRLYGQVWTSGAQVVIRYYEVHPPDSEKFPICAVARLSRDQMRKRPESKPGMAILDGSTAAAYIVDAFR; via the coding sequence ATGCTCCCGATCAAAGCCCTGCTGCTCAGCTCTATCGTCCTGCTCACGATGGCTTCCGGCTGCACCACGACTGGGGGGGTGGCGCTGCGCCCGGATGGCACTCCAGGTCCACAGGAATGCCCCGAGGAAGCCAAGACGGTGATGCGAGCACTGAAGCTGCGCGTCGGGGATTCCGCCTGGGTGGACCTCGATGCAAACCAGCTCGACGCGAGGCAGATCACGCTCTACGACGGGCCGATTGAGAGCATCCTGTCGGAGAACCTCGGCACGCTCGAATCAACGACTCGCTTGTACGGACAGGTCTGGACGAGCGGCGCTCAGGTCGTGATCCGGTACTACGAGGTCCATCCACCAGACAGCGAAAAGTTCCCTATCTGCGCAGTGGCCCGGCTCAGCCGGGATCAAATGCGGAAGCGGCCCGAGTCAAAGCCCGGAATGGCCATCCTCGACGGTTCCACCGCAGCGGCCTACATCGTCGATGCTTTTCGCTAA
- a CDS encoding DUF2381 family protein — MRTSKITRYGLLFVFVASMALARDSDDKIMIRTLKVSEHPGQEAHGIYVAGQVVTALRFEKEVDPAKTKLLAWEGRFEPPLVGGRTVVLEPIRDLDGDEAVPLLVTLVDGTEFAFLVKRPSREDWGWIDHQVNVFKDPDSYNAVLSSLYDSLKRERELSEENERFKKEENSIDHAYATLLANGQVKKTPFRRKRYWRSKNEDMDMKVELFEGPGKAAVVIHLKNTYYGGPWKFDGAYLTRDFTSYTARPFALRMDRPEIVPGQSGKISVVVDKSAFQTDGGQLADLALQIFRGDGLLQVAVTMDHTLIRQ; from the coding sequence ATGCGAACCTCCAAGATAACCAGGTACGGCCTGCTCTTCGTTTTCGTTGCGTCCATGGCACTGGCCAGGGACTCGGACGACAAGATCATGATTCGGACCCTCAAGGTCTCGGAGCACCCGGGTCAGGAGGCGCACGGCATCTACGTTGCCGGGCAGGTGGTGACGGCCCTCCGCTTCGAGAAGGAGGTCGATCCGGCGAAGACGAAGCTCCTGGCCTGGGAGGGGCGTTTCGAGCCCCCGCTCGTGGGAGGTAGGACGGTGGTTCTGGAGCCGATTCGCGATCTCGACGGCGATGAGGCGGTGCCCCTGCTCGTGACGCTCGTTGACGGAACCGAGTTCGCGTTCCTCGTGAAGCGTCCGAGTCGCGAGGATTGGGGGTGGATCGACCATCAGGTCAACGTGTTCAAGGACCCCGACAGCTACAACGCGGTGCTCTCGTCCCTCTACGACTCGCTCAAGAGAGAGCGCGAACTGAGCGAGGAGAACGAGCGGTTCAAGAAGGAAGAGAACTCAATCGACCACGCCTACGCGACGCTTCTCGCGAACGGGCAGGTAAAGAAGACGCCGTTTCGTCGCAAGAGGTACTGGCGCTCGAAAAACGAGGACATGGACATGAAGGTTGAGCTTTTCGAGGGCCCCGGGAAGGCGGCGGTCGTGATTCACCTGAAGAACACCTACTACGGCGGGCCCTGGAAATTCGATGGCGCCTACCTGACCCGCGACTTCACCAGCTACACGGCTCGCCCCTTCGCGCTTCGCATGGATCGACCCGAGATCGTTCCCGGTCAGTCGGGAAAGATCTCGGTCGTCGTGGACAAGAGCGCCTTCCAGACGGACGGGGGGCAACTCGCCGATCTGGCCCTCCAGATCTTTCGTGGGGATGGTCTCCTTCAGGTGGCCGTGACGATGGATCACACGCTGATTCGGCAGTAG